One window from the genome of Musa acuminata AAA Group cultivar baxijiao chromosome BXJ1-4, Cavendish_Baxijiao_AAA, whole genome shotgun sequence encodes:
- the LOC103981721 gene encoding UDP-glycosyltransferase 83A1-like: protein MGQQPHALVVPFPAQGHVIPLLELSYCLVDHGFKITFVNTEINHALIAAALPEGPSMMDPMVRLISFDDGLAPGEDRRDLLKLRDCLMKTLPMCLEELILKSHEPGEDKITCMVADGMAPWVLEVAREKGLRSAAFWPMAAAVVATIMKIPKLIEDGVIDADGFPMKQEMFQLAPGLPLMNPAHLTWNCYGDRETQKEIFHHLLDDDQRNRVAEFFLCNSSYDMEQPVFAYAPKILPVGPLLTGQRLGKPVGHLWPEDRTCEAWLDQQRPNSVVYVAFGSLTTFDRGQFQELALGLELCDRPFLWVVRPDLVEAAIDAYPHGFRERVALRGRIVGWAPQQRVLAHPSVACFMSHCGWNSTLEGVRNGLPFLCWPYFVDQFLNQSYICDVWRIGSKMMPDENVIVSKEQIKSKVDELLLDEDTRERARLLKELAQKSARNGGSSFENLKRFADAMKHEGDKD, encoded by the exons ATGGGCCAGCAGCCTCATGCTCTGGTTGTTCCGTTCCCGGCACAGGGCCATGTCATCCCTCTCCTGGAGCTCTCGTACTGCCTGGTGGATCACGGGTTCAAGATCACCTTCGTGAACACTGAGATCAACCACGCCCTCATCGCCGCTGCTCTGCCGGAGGGGCCAAGCATGATGGACCCGATGGTACGCTTGATCTCGTTCGACGATGGGTTGGCTCCCGGAGAAGACCGACGTGATTTGCTGAAGCTGAGAGACTGCTTGATGAAGACCCTGCCCATGTGTTTGGAAGAGCTGATACTGAAGAGTCACGAACCCGGTGAAGACAAGATCACTTGCATGGTCGCTGACGGGATGGCGCCATGGGTTCTCGAGGTGGCGAGAGAGAAGGGCCTCCGGTCGGCGGCGTTCTGGCCGATGGCGGCCGCTGTGGTTGCCACGATAATGAAAATTCCCAAATTGATCGAAGATGGAGTAATCGATGCAGATG GATTCCCAATGAAACAAGAGATGTTCCAACTCGCCCCTGGTCTGCCGCTCATGAACCCAGCTCATCTTACATGGAACTGCTATGGCGATCGAGAAACGCAGAAGGAGATCTTCCATCACTTACTCGACGACGACCAAAGGAACCGGGTTGCCGAATTCTTCCTCTGCAATTCATCTTATGATATGGAGCAGCCAGTGTTCGCCTACGCTCCAAAGATACTGCCGGTCGGACCATTGCTCACGGGGCAGCGTCTCGGTAAGCCGGTCGGCCATCTGTGGCCTGAGGACAGGACCTGCGAAGCTTGGCTGGATCAGCAGCGTCCCAACTCCGTCGTCTACGTAGCCTTCGGTAGCCTCACCACGTTCGACCGCGGGCAGTTCCAAGAGCTTGCACTCGGGCTGGAGCTCTGTGACAGACCGTTCTTGTGGGTCGTCAGGCCTGATCTCGTCGAAGCCGCCATCGACGCCTATCCACACGGCTTCAGAGAGCGAGTTGCGCTTAGGGGAAGGATAGTTGGCTGGGCACCTCAGCAAAGGGTGCTGGCACACCCTTCTGTTGCTTGCTTCATGTCTCATTGTGGCTGGAACTCGACACTGGAAGGGGTGAGAAATGGACTGCCCTTCCTCTGTTGGCCTTATTTCGTGGACCAGTTCCTTAACCAGAGCTACATATGTGATGTTTGGAGGATTGGATCGAAGATGATGCCTGATGAGAATGTAATCGTATCGAAGGAACAAATCAAGTCAAAGGTGGACGAGCTGCTTCTCGACGAGGACACGAGAGAGAGGGCGCGACTGTTGAAGGAATTGGCACAAAAAAGTGCCAGGAATGGTGGGAGTTCCTTCGAGAATCTCAAGAGATTTGCTGATGCCATGAAGCATGAGGGCGACAAAGATTAG